The sequence TGACCATGTTGGTGAGGAACAAGTGGGAATTGTGGCAAACTTGGTGAAAGTTTTGAAATTCAGAAATTGTGTAATACTTAACAATGACTCCATTTGCTCGCCTTCACTTGTCAATTTTGTTGTTGTCTGCTTTTTTTCAACTTCACAGCTAATGTGATCGCAATTGTAACACTATCACGCGGACGGTGTGGACTCTCGAAAGGTGTCACCTGGTATCTTGTGGCAATGGCAGTAGCCGATCTATTTGTCGTCGTATTTCAGGTCATTCTCATCAACATAATTCACATATATATCCCTCCCGGGTGCAAGATCGTATATACCGTGGGTTACATGTCCGTGGCTTACACCGTCTGGCTCACTGTTGCCTTCACCTTCGACCGTATGGCGGCCATTTGCTTCCAGAAGCTGAAGACAAGATACTGCACTGAGAAAGGTGCAGCCATGGTTATTGCAGTGGTGAGTGTGATGAGTGTGGCAACCAACATCCCCTGGTACTTCACGTACCGGTCACGTTTCTGCATGGCATCATTTGATTTCATGAATTCGCCAGTGTGGGCAGCCTTTGACTGGGGGCACCGCATTTTAACTCCACTCGTCCCCTTTGTGCTTATCCTGCTGCTCAATGCTGTCACTGTCAGGCACATCCTGATGGCCAGTGTAGTCCGCAGGAAActgagggggcagaggagcggggaggggaagTGCGACCCAGAGATGAAGAATCGAAGAAGATCCATCATTTTGCTCTTCACCATATCAGCCAGTTTTATCCTGTTATGGATGACTCGGGTGGTCATTCTATCAATTCAGCGAATCAATGGATCGTACATGGCACAGTATGTGTCTGATGTTATGCTGGACCACCTAGGAACAATGCTTCAGTTATtcagctcctgcaccaacacgtttatttatgcggTCACCCAGAGGAAGTTCCGGGAAGAGGTGATAAATGCCGTGAAATGTCCCTTTCAGGCCACCCTGAAGTTCATTAAAAGTTATGGAGAGAGGTGAAAAATTCAACCCAGGACTGTTGGTACCATCCCGACCAGCAAACCCTTGATTGAACAAACAGATCAAAGAGCTTTGAAGATGGGAATCGGAACATGCACGTTATAGTTAGGTGCAGGATTCACCAGCGTTCATTAAAATATATATGAGAAAGCAAGGGAAGCCTTTTACCTGGGTATAGATTGGGGAATTGATTTTATTCAACAAGCTGTTCTGAGATGTCATCAATGGTTCCATTGATATGATTTCCACAGACATCATATGAAATGAAGTCGCTGGGATCAATTGCAGAAAACTGTTGTGCAAGTGGATGGATGTGTTGATCGTGGCTTTGTGGACCAGTCTGAAACAGCTGGTGGAGAGTGGGTACCTGGTTCGCCAACTCTGCTGCCTTTTGTCCCCAGTGACGAcggggagagatggaaagcagaCTTTCACCTCCCCATCACTTACTTTACACAAGAACACAAAGGCACGATCTCACCA comes from Rhinoraja longicauda isolate Sanriku21f unplaced genomic scaffold, sRhiLon1.1 Scf000357, whole genome shotgun sequence and encodes:
- the LOC144590857 gene encoding putative G-protein coupled receptor 139, which codes for MAVADLFVVVFQVILINIIHIYIPPGCKIVYTVGYMSVAYTVWLTVAFTFDRMAAICFQKLKTRYCTEKGAAMVIAVVSVMSVATNIPWYFTYRSRFCMASFDFMNSPVWAAFDWGHRILTPLVPFVLILLLNAVTVRHILMASVVRRKLRGQRSGEGKCDPEMKNRRRSIILLFTISASFILLWMTRVVILSIQRINGSYMAQYVSDVMLDHLGTMLQLFSSCTNTFIYAVTQRKFREEVINAVKCPFQATLKFIKSYGER